In a single window of the Gossypium hirsutum isolate 1008001.06 chromosome A13, Gossypium_hirsutum_v2.1, whole genome shotgun sequence genome:
- the LOC107893734 gene encoding peptidyl-prolyl cis-trans isomerase G, which yields MGRKTRKKHVDDTPTSSSSPSTSDDSESSLERPHRHRKVQRREDESSRREKERKREKRKRKEKERERKRRKSRREDRREKRRDYESDSKSGSGSSSGSDSEEDKRRVEPEVVVQQILKEFPNVGNDLKQLLQMIDDGQAVDIKGISERSLNKHLKKLFLSLKLKENGDRVFLLSSKSRPTLDVVGHLIQAHTEPKEQQRTNSGLVKDAHSIPEHAESSQVMDENNSYRDDSATPKRRVIGPAMPSAELLAAAAKLTEAQAELREAEIEEDDELFIGPPPPALVAEAESANEAERFEEVTRIVGVESDCPYDVIGANRNTTADNIKKKYWKLSLMVHPDKCPHPQAHQAFIILNKAFKELQDPDKRKALDEKIKLKEEHEEFKAELRAMHEAAQWRRLQGISMEGDDELLAEVEVKAPPKRDEWMTTLPPERKPGVTMQSTKFSKSAKEGRGDTSVWTDTPLERAQKAKMHYLEAYNEAAALASNEEEKMKRSSSDADLVDKYNKEKRSKSLVQKHQEEASKRPKKKSKQQSEKEKDEWEGKHPWKPWDREKDLTAGRQSVNLDTENMVKGLTSRFSTGSFQRNFL from the exons ATGGGAAGAAAAACCAGGAAGAAACATGTAGACGACACACCCACTTCATCTTCATCTCCGTCAACCTCAGACGATTCTGAATCGTCGTTGGAAAGGCCCCACCGGCATCGGAAAGTCCAGCGTAGGGAGGATGAAAGTTCCAGGAGGGAGAAAGAgcgaaaaagagagaaaagaaagaggaAGGAGAAAGAAAGGGAGAGAAAAAGAAGGAAATCCCGGAGGGAGGATAGAAGGGAGAAGAGAAGGGATTATGAGTCTGACTCTAAATCCGGCTCCGGTTCCTCATCCGGGTCTGATTCTGAAGAGGATAAAAGGCGGGTTGAGCCTGAAGTAGTTGTCCAACAGATTTTGAAGGAGTTTCCTAATGTTGGTAATGATTTGAAACAG CTTCTTCAAATGATTGATGATGGGCAAGCTGTTGACATAAAGGGCATTTCTGAAAGATCACTGAATAAGCATTTGAAGAAGCTATTCCTGTctttaaaactaaaagaaaatggTGATAGAGTGTTTTTACTCTCTTCAAAATCTCGTCCTACCTTGGATGTTGTTGGCCACTTGATTCAGGCTCATACAGAACCCAAAGAGCAACAACGCACAAATTCTGGTTTGGTGAAGGATGCACACTCTATCCCAGAGCATGCTGAATCTAGCCAAGTAATGGATGAAAATAATTCATACAGAGATGATTCGGCCACCCCTAAAAGAAG GGTGATTGGCCCTGCAATGCCCTCAGCTGAGTTACTTGCTGCAGCAGCCAAATTAACAGAAGCCCAGGCTGAGCTCAG AGAAGCTGAGATAGAGGAAGATGATGAACTCTTTATTGGACCTCCACCACCTGCTCTGGTTGCTGAGGCTGAATCAGCAAATGAAGCAGAACGTTTTGAAGAG GTCACAAGAATTGTGGGAGTTGAATCTGATTGTCCATATGATGTTATAGGAGCAAACAGAAATACGACTGCTGATAATATAAAGAAAAA GTACTGGAAACTGTCTCTTATGGTGCATCCAGACAAATGTCCTCATCCACAGGCGCACCAAGCATTTATCATACTCAACAAAGCTTTTAAGGAGTTACAAGATCCAGATAAG CGAAAAGCACTGGATGAGAAAATAAAACTGAAGGAGGAGCACGAGGAATTCAAG GCTGAGTTGCGAGCAATGCATGAAGCTGCACAATGGAGAAGATTGCAAG GTATATCAATGGAGGGTGATGATGAGCTGCTCGCAGAGGTGGAAGTTAAAGCGCCCCCAAAAAGGGATGAATGGATGACAACACTACCTCCTGAGAGGAAA CCTGGTGTGACAATGCAATCAACAAAATTTAGCAAGAGCGCGAAAGAAGGGCGGGGTGATACTAGTGTGTGGACCGATACACCTTTAGAGCGAGCCCAAAAAGCAAAGATGCA TTACTTGGAAGCCTACAATGAGGCTGCTGCGCTTGCTTCgaatgaagaagaaaagatgaagagaaGCTCTTCGGATGCAGATTTGGTGGAtaaatataataaagaaaaacGATCGAAATCATTGGTACAGAAGCATCAAGAAGAGGCTTCAAAGCGACCGAAGAAGAAATCAAAGCAACAGTCGGAGAAAGAGAAAGATGAGTGGGAGGGGAAGCATCCATGGAAGCCATGGGATCGGGAGAAGGACCTGACAGCCGGAAGGCAGAGTGTAAATCTCGATACAGAAAACATGGTTAAAGGTTTAACGTCCAGGTTTTCAACAGGATCTTTTCAGAGGAACTTCCTTTAA
- the LOC107894529 gene encoding uncharacterized protein, which translates to MSAITNSTLQILWNGNPTLTFRFIKDDLILFGQAEEDQATLLKKVLDSFCAYSGHKINAHKTNVCFLEGVSDVLSSNLCCIIGFRKVNNIGSYLGIPLFHEKVTNSSLCFVVDKSMLISKGLCEEIECMVHQFFWGSSTNGRKVALVDWKDVQVLRAKYGVAIGIPENLSCSKISFMWIALTKVWPLIQENLIWLMGDGKNTRCWRDPWIPNVGPLVNLIPRHSSLDLDYSLSDMVSVNGTWNLDLFRIWVPKTVIQKIMGIPPLHLKAGVDRIIWGGSKAGSFSVKNAYGKIKERSWKPKEDA; encoded by the exons ATGTCTGCTATTACTAACTCCACTTTGCAAATTCTATGGAATGGAAACCCAACTCTGACTTTCAGGTTTATCAAAG ATGATCTGATTCTGTTTGGTCAAGCTGAAGAGGATCAAGCTACACTCTTGAAGAAAGTGCTGGATAGTTTTTGTGCTTATTCAGGGCACAAGATTAATGCGCACAAAACAAATGTTTGCTTTCTAGAAGGAGTGAGTGATGTGTTAAGTAGTAACTTGTGTTGTATTATTGGTTTTCGAAAAGTGAATAATATTGGAAGTTATTTGGGAATTCCTCTTTTCCATGAAAAAGTTACCAACAGTTCTTTATGCTTTGTGGTGGACAAG TCTATGCTAATTTCCAAGGGACTTTGCGAGGAAATTGAATGTATGGTGCATCAGTTTTTTTGGGGATCGTCAACCAATGGTAGGAAAGTGGCTTTGGTTGATTGGAAGGAT GTACAGGTTTTACGAGCTAAGTATGGTGTGGCTATTGGTATACCAGAAAATCTATCTTGTAGTAAAATCTCTTTCATGTGGATAGCACTTACTAAGGTTTGGCCTCTCATACAGGAAAACTTGATTTGGTTAATGGGGGATGGGAAAAATACTAGGTGTTGGCGTGACCCCTGGATTCCCAATGTAGGACCCCTTGTTAATCTAATTCCTAGACACTCTAGTCTTGATTTGGATTATTCACTTAGTGATATGGTTTCAGTGAATGGTACTTGGAATCTTGACTTATTTCGAATTTGGGTACCTAAGACAGTCATACAAAAGATTATGGGAATACCCCCACTACATCTAAAAGCAGGCGTTGACAGGATAATTTGGGGAGGTTCGAAGGCGGGTTCTTTTTCTGTTAAAAACGCCTATGGGAAAATTAAGGAAAGATCATGGAAACCAAAGGAAGATGCATGA